GTTATTCGTAGAAAACATTTGTCCGCCGATAGAAGAGTAGGTCGCGTGGCGTTATTAATATACGATGGAAGAGAAGAAACATAGAAACGAAACCTCTGCCGAGGAATGTCGAATGTCTGTGATACAGTGTGCGCGAGTGCGTATATATGTGTTTGTGTGTGAATCTGTTGGTGGATTCTTATCCCTACGCGTGTTCATCGATTACAAAGCATGCTGTATTACGGATTTAGGAAACGGTGGCACGAAAAGCGAGCGAGATTAGAAGTATTTCTCCAGATTGCTCCGCAGTTTACTCGGGTCCACGTTCGGACCGTGTCTCTCCACCACTTTGCCCTCCTTGTCCACGATGAACTTGGTGAAGTTCCATTTGATGAAGCTGCCCAAGGTACCTCCTTGCTCCTTCTTCAGATACTTCCACAGCGGGTGCGTGTTCTCGCCGTTCACGTCGATCTTGTCGAACAAGTCGAACTTCACCTGAAACGAGGATCTCTAATGAATCTACAGTTTCCCGACTTTAACGCTAGATTACCGAGCATTTGAACTAACGTTTgagaatttcattataaaaactacaaacgtggatttattgagatttgaattgatttaaatttcagCTCAGGTATTACTTAACcagcttctttagtaatttctcagaggtaTTCATATCTCTTCAGTAATCGCAAAGGAAACAATCAAGGAACTATtgttggtagttctagtgttattatTATCTTCCACGAAGGAAGAATTCCAGTGAATTTTCTTCGTGTCGTAACATTGTATACTTATCTCCTAGGTCTGAGCTGAAGtctttgaagaatttttatctATGCTACTTTGTCTTATTGTAAAATGTGCACATTGCTCGAATCATTCCgccattaaaaattgaaaacattggAATACCTTTTGTCGGTTGGCGAAGCTGCATATTTCTTCGTTATCTCCTGGCTCCTGTCCGTTGAACTGATTGCAAGGGAAGGCCAAAATTCGTAAACCTGTGGATACATTGATTTATAGATCCGTGGGTCATTCTTTAATTCCTGCTTGAAAACAAAAATCCTTTTATTTCATAGTACCTTTGGATTCTGCGTACTCGTCGTACAGCTCATTTAATTCTTTGTAATTCGTTGCCGTGAGACCACATTTCGAGGCCACGTTCACTATCAGACACACGTGATCTTTGTAACTGTAAcgcattatcattattattacgaaTGTATTTCCCATCatatttttatctgaaataatTCGACGGCTTACTTGGATAAGGGGACATCCTCGCCCTTGATGGACTTCGCGGTGAAATCGTAAATCGATTTCGCCTCCTTGTAATTTTCGTTTCCGCTCATGGCCGCCGCTGTAACTGAAATCGACCGATACGTGATAACATTAATACAGCTGCCGGACTAGACGAGCTCCGTCTGTTTGTAAATGTGCATTTCTACCAGCGCAACAAAAAAAGCGCGAGGACGATATTAATGAACTGATAACAAGCGGCAAAGGAATAAGAAATactcattattaaatatttatcgtttctaAATAATTACTGCCGAGGCTGCGATCGGTCTTTTAATTCGCCGACGATAATTAACAATCGGTGGAAACGCTCGTTCCAACCGTGACGCGCGTTATGTATTCTGAATTTAGTCGATTCGAATTTAATATGCCGGATCGTGAAATAGCAGAGTCACGTTCACCTGACGCCGGTCGATAAAAGTTGACCAGAGTCATTTGTACGCCAATGAATTAAAAGGTAATAAATTTAgaacaaaattttcatcgaGCAAATGACAACTAACACACACTTTTCCATTCAGTGAAATGCGAAGGTTAGAAAGACGCGTAAACCGAACCCTAACCTTA
The window above is part of the Nomia melanderi isolate GNS246 chromosome 2, iyNomMela1, whole genome shotgun sequence genome. Proteins encoded here:
- the Gtpx1 gene encoding glutathione peroxidase-like 1 isoform X1, which translates into the protein MHFIKLVLPVGFTQVIRTFAVTAAAMSGNENYKEAKSIYDFTAKSIKGEDVPLSNYKDHVCLIVNVASKCGLTATNYKELNELYDEYAESKGLRILAFPCNQFNGQEPGDNEEICSFANRQKVKFDLFDKIDVNGENTHPLWKYLKKEQGGTLGSFIKWNFTKFIVDKEGKVVERHGPNVDPSKLRSNLEKYF
- the Gtpx1 gene encoding glutathione peroxidase-like 1 isoform X2, translating into MSGNENYKEAKSIYDFTAKSIKGEDVPLSNYKDHVCLIVNVASKCGLTATNYKELNELYDEYAESKGLRILAFPCNQFNGQEPGDNEEICSFANRQKVKFDLFDKIDVNGENTHPLWKYLKKEQGGTLGSFIKWNFTKFIVDKEGKVVERHGPNVDPSKLRSNLEKYF